The proteins below are encoded in one region of Ricinus communis isolate WT05 ecotype wild-type chromosome 6, ASM1957865v1, whole genome shotgun sequence:
- the LOC8277603 gene encoding 7-methylguanosine phosphate-specific 5'-nucleotidase A, giving the protein MSYPLRTVTITSPARLITTFSTHRFLAACTCRFRCFSTSVMNKVAMDMSKVTVIDDVLSLQNKIDAIRTAGTSKLQVIADFDATLTKYSVNGSRGQSSHGLLKQGNPEYDAKRQALFEYYHPLEFSSVIPVEEKAKLMEEWWGKTHNLLIEGGLTYDAIRESVANSIIAFRDGVVELFKLLEEKNIPILVFSAGLADIIEEVFRQKIHRSFKNVKIVSNQMVFDNDGRLISFKGKVIHVLNKNKHALDMAAPVHEHLGDVDGLLVNNSLVKKRTNVLLLGDHLGDLGMSDGLDYETLISIGFLNNNIENNLPSYRESFDIVYLNDASMWGVVKLASQLCASAVS; this is encoded by the exons atgagTTATCCACTCAGAACTGTAACAATCACTTCCCCAGCTCGCTTAATTACTACCTTTTCCACACACCGGTTCCTTGCAGCTTGCACTTGCAG ATTTCGGTGTTTCAGTACTAGTGTCATGAATAAAGTAGCAATGGATATGTCTAAGGTTACAGTTATAGATGATGTTCTTTCtctccaaaataaaattgatgcaATTCGAACGGCGGGTACTTCTAAGCTCCAG GTAATAGCAGATTTTGATGCCACTTTAACGAAGTACTCCGTGAATGGCAGCCGTGGACAAA GTAGTCATGGGCTTTTGAAGCAGGGGAATCCAGAATATGATGCTAAAAGGCAAGCATTGTTTGAATATTATCATCCTCTTGAATTTTCCTCTGTTATTCCAGTTGAAGAGAAAGCCAAGCTCATGGAAGAATG GTGGGGGAAAACCCATAATCTTCTTATCGAAGGAGGCCTTACATATGATGCAATTAGAGAGTCTGTTGCTAATTCCATTATTGCTTTTCGGGATGGGGTTGTTGAATTATTCAAACTCTTAGAG GAAAAAAACATTCCTATTCTCGTTTTTTCAGCAGGACTTGCAGATATCATAGAGGAG GTCTTCAGGCAGAAAATTCACAGATCCTTTAAAAATGTCAAGATTGTCTCAAATCAAATGGTATTTGACAATGATGGTCGCCTCATTTCTTTTAAAG GGAAGGTAATTCAtgttctaaataaaaataaacatgcCCTTGATATGGCTGCACCTGTTCATGAGCATCTTGGCGATGTTGATGGACTACTTGTTAACAATTCCTTAGTGAAGAAGAGAACCAATGTGCTGCTTCTTGGTGATCACCTGGGTGACTTGGGAATGTCTGACGGCTTGGACTATGAGACTCTAATTTCTATAGGGTTCCT GAATAACAACATTGAGAACAACCTTCCTAGCTACCGCGAGTCCTTTGATATTGTTTATCTG AATGATGCATCCATGTGGGGGGTAGTCAAGCTCGCTTCTCAGCTCTGTGCAAGTGCAGTTTCATAA